The proteins below are encoded in one region of Balaenoptera acutorostrata chromosome 11, mBalAcu1.1, whole genome shotgun sequence:
- the LOC130709231 gene encoding cytochrome b5, translated as MAEESDKAVKYYTLEEIQKHNDSKSTWLILHYKVYDLTKFLEEHPGGEEVLREQAGGDATENFEDVGHSTDARELSKTFIIGELHPDDRSKITKPSETLITTIDSNSSWWTNWVIPAISALVVALMYHFYTSEH; from the coding sequence ATGGCAGAGGAGTCCGACAAAGCCGTTAAGTACTATACCCTGGAAGAGATCCAGAAGCACAACGACAGCAAGAGCACCTGGCTGATCCTGCATTACAAGGTGTACGATTTGACCAAATTTTTGGAGGAGCACCCCGGTGGGGAAGAAGTCTTAAGGGAACAAGCTGGAGGTGATGCTACTGAAAACTTTGAGGATGTCGGACACTCTACGGATGCTCGAGAATTGTCCAAAACGTTTATCATTGGGGAGCTGCATCCAGATGACAGGTCAAAGATAACCAAGCCTTCGGAAACTCTTATTACTACTATTGATTCTAATTCCAGCTGGTGGACCAATTGGGTGATCCCAGCCATCTCAGCACTGGTTGTAGCCCTGATGTATCACTTCTACACATCGGAACACTAA